A region of Pseudomonas putida DNA encodes the following proteins:
- a CDS encoding REP-associated tyrosine transposase, giving the protein MESPSSHRLRRGRVSEPGRLYLLTTTTRNRQPLFRDLRFARAVIQQLRISDESKVCRSLAWVLMPDHLHWLIELGQSSLGELMCGFKSRSTCALYKVGAERRHVWQTSFHDRALRREEEVKAVARYIIANPIRAGLVQRAGQYPHWDCVWL; this is encoded by the coding sequence ATGGAAAGTCCAAGCTCCCATCGGTTACGCAGAGGTCGGGTGTCTGAGCCAGGGCGCCTCTATCTGCTCACCACCACGACACGTAATCGCCAGCCCCTGTTCAGGGACCTTCGCTTCGCGAGAGCAGTGATTCAGCAATTGCGGATCAGTGATGAATCCAAGGTGTGTCGCTCTCTGGCATGGGTCCTCATGCCCGATCACCTTCATTGGCTCATCGAGCTTGGCCAGTCGAGCCTCGGTGAACTGATGTGCGGGTTCAAATCCAGAAGCACCTGTGCGCTGTATAAGGTTGGGGCAGAAAGGCGGCATGTGTGGCAGACGAGCTTCCATGATCGAGCTTTACGCCGGGAGGAGGAGGTGAAAGCGGTGGCGCGCTATATCATCGCTAATCCCATTCGTGCGGGCCTGGTGCAGCGGGCTGGACAATACCCCCATTGGGATTGTGTTTGGCTGTGA
- the speA gene encoding arginine decarboxylase, which translates to MSVRRTRKDDGSQWTVADSRSVYGIRHWGAGYFAINEAGRVEVRPNGPQSAPIDLFEQVDELRQSGLSLPLLVRFPDILQDRVRQLTGAFDANIARLEYQSQYTALYPIKVNQQEAVVENIIATQNVSIGLEAGSKPELLAVLALAPKGGTIVCNGYKDREFIRLALMGQKLGHNVFIVIEKESEVALVIDEAAELKVKPQVGLRVRLSSLASSKWADTGGEKSKFGLSAAQLISVVQRFRDAGLDQGIRLLHFHMGSQIANLADYQHGFKEAIRYYGELRALGLPVDHIDVGGGLGVDYDGTHSRNASSINYDMDDYAGVVVGMLKEFCDAQGLPHPHIFSESGRSLTAHHAMLVIQVTDVEKHNDDVPTIENKESLPQTVQWLADLLGPTDIEMVTETYWRATHYMGDVAAQYADGKISLAEKALAEQCYFAVCRRLHNSLKARQRSHRQVLDELNDKLADKYICNFSVFQSLPDTWAIGQVLPIIPLHRLDEEPMRRAVLQDLTCDSDGKINQYVDEQSIETSMPVHALKEGEDYLLGVFLVGAYQEILGDMHNLFGDTDSVNIYQNADGSVYHAGIETHDTIEDMLRYVHLSPEELMTHYRDKVASAKITARERTQFLDALRLGLTRSSYLSS; encoded by the coding sequence ATGTCCGTACGACGCACACGCAAAGACGATGGTAGCCAATGGACCGTGGCCGACAGCCGCAGTGTTTACGGCATCCGCCATTGGGGCGCTGGTTATTTCGCCATCAATGAAGCCGGGCGCGTCGAAGTGCGCCCTAACGGCCCCCAGAGCGCGCCGATCGACCTGTTCGAACAGGTCGACGAGCTGCGCCAGAGCGGGTTGTCGCTGCCGCTGCTGGTGCGCTTCCCCGACATTCTGCAAGACCGCGTGCGCCAGCTGACCGGAGCCTTCGACGCCAACATCGCGCGTCTTGAGTACCAGAGCCAGTACACCGCGCTGTACCCGATCAAGGTCAATCAGCAGGAAGCGGTGGTGGAAAACATCATCGCCACCCAGAACGTCTCGATTGGCCTGGAGGCCGGTTCCAAGCCCGAGCTGCTGGCAGTGCTGGCGCTGGCGCCGAAGGGCGGCACCATCGTCTGCAACGGTTACAAGGACCGGGAGTTCATCCGCCTGGCGCTGATGGGCCAGAAGCTGGGCCACAACGTGTTCATCGTCATCGAGAAGGAATCCGAGGTCGCCCTGGTGATCGACGAGGCCGCCGAACTCAAGGTCAAGCCGCAGGTTGGCTTGCGCGTGCGCCTGTCGTCGCTGGCGTCGAGCAAGTGGGCCGACACCGGTGGTGAGAAGTCCAAGTTCGGGTTGTCTGCCGCGCAGCTTATTTCGGTGGTGCAGCGCTTCCGCGATGCAGGCCTTGACCAGGGTATCCGCCTGCTGCACTTCCACATGGGCTCGCAGATCGCCAACCTGGCCGACTACCAGCACGGCTTCAAGGAAGCCATCCGTTACTACGGCGAGCTGCGTGCGTTGGGCCTGCCGGTCGATCACATCGACGTCGGTGGTGGCCTGGGTGTGGACTACGACGGCACCCACTCGCGCAATGCCAGCTCGATCAACTACGACATGGATGACTATGCCGGCGTAGTGGTGGGCATGCTCAAGGAGTTCTGCGACGCGCAGGGCCTGCCGCACCCGCACATCTTCTCCGAGAGTGGCCGTTCGCTGACCGCGCACCATGCCATGCTGGTGATCCAGGTGACCGACGTCGAGAAACACAACGACGACGTACCGACCATTGAAAACAAGGAAAGCCTGCCCCAGACCGTGCAGTGGCTGGCCGACCTGCTTGGCCCGACCGACATCGAGATGGTCACCGAGACCTACTGGCGCGCCACCCACTACATGGGTGACGTGGCCGCGCAGTACGCCGATGGCAAGATCAGCCTGGCCGAGAAGGCCTTGGCCGAGCAGTGCTATTTCGCCGTGTGCCGTCGCCTGCACAACTCGCTGAAGGCGCGCCAGCGTTCGCACCGCCAGGTGCTGGACGAGCTCAACGACAAGCTGGCCGACAAGTACATCTGCAACTTCTCGGTGTTCCAGAGCCTGCCGGATACCTGGGCCATCGGCCAGGTGCTGCCGATCATCCCGCTGCACCGTCTGGACGAAGAGCCGATGCGCCGCGCGGTACTGCAGGACCTGACCTGCGACTCTGACGGCAAAATCAACCAGTACGTTGACGAGCAGAGCATCGAGACCAGCATGCCAGTGCATGCGCTGAAGGAAGGCGAGGACTACCTGCTGGGTGTGTTCCTGGTCGGTGCCTACCAGGAAATCCTGGGTGACATGCACAACCTGTTCGGTGACACCGACTCGGTGAACATCTACCAGAACGCCGATGGCAGCGTGTACCACGCCGGTATCGAGACCCACGACACCATCGAAGACATGCTGCGTTACGTGCACTTGTCGCCGGAGGAGTTGATGACCCACTACCGCGACAAGGTGGCCAGCGCCAAGATCACTGCGCGTGAGCGGACTCAGTTCCTGGATGCGCTGCGCCTGGGCCTGACCCGCTCTTCGTATTTGTCCTCGTAA